In one Platichthys flesus chromosome 3, fPlaFle2.1, whole genome shotgun sequence genomic region, the following are encoded:
- the ncaph gene encoding condensin complex subunit 2, with protein MSAASTPVSRVRAGWSNSSMKNKGLSPAACSTPLLAAFPGNDDEQERRQRRRSRVIDLQSACDSSINDSASHSAVGTPAAVPKLSNAQISEHYSTCIKLSTENKITTKNAFGLHLIDYMADILKQKDSELTNFKVAAGTLDASTKIYAVRVDAVHADAYRVLGGLGAETKPGEDHALNEGDRDDDGAEVTAKQPKKKRPPKRTVEQNLSNINSAESERKCEVDPMFHRMASSFDESSTAGVFLSVLFSENSRCELLFPSYMTLLQSRPSYSPPPPQGVSASPFKAGLQRSQDKSSICPSLQDFSFTSWNPEQTMNQLLEKMNQGDHVFDVNAEPEPEPEDDDGPDFDADYEEGFGDNEEGSKEHKEGCEASGSGKGRDVIPIGEGDIATMCMHLSSQPREYSYFSPKTMATWAGPGYWQFKPKHKLDHLPDKETRKRKPKKTFEIDFNEDVNFETFFRTTRAATTNSKSALSASNKKTTLPADFQFPPETLSQLSLKPSSSLSQEGQKRLSGELGEGIGDYDYNNANDTANFCPGLQGGDSDDDVEGFAGSDDTQPSSDSLPPPSQDLENISTYGEDDLVPEPHRVNKIEINYAKTAKKMDMKRLKTSMWTLLTESPEKNTEVVETGEKSEVCGEKVFSQTTQTLLQRLPNTMAQNLSVPLAFVALLHLANEKNLELVKVDDMSDIIIRQGR; from the exons ATGAGTGCAGCCTCCACACCCGTCTCCCGGGTACGCGCAGGATGGTCCAATTCCTCCATGAAGAACAAGGGCCTGTCCCCTGCTGCCTGCAGCACCCCGCTGCTGGCAGCCTTCCCCGGCAACGATGACGAGCAGGAACGTCGTCAACGCCGAAGGTCAAGAGTCATTGACCTTCAAAGTGCCTGTGACTCCTCCATCAATGACTCTGCGTCTCATAG CGCCGTAGGGACTCCTGCTGCCGTGCCCAAGTTATCAAATGCACAGATCTCGGAGCATTACTCCACCTGCATAAAACTGTCCACTGAGAAT AAAATCACCACCAAAAATGCCTTTGGCCTGCATCTGATCGATTACATGGCTGATATTCTCAAACAGAAGGATTCAGAGCTCACAAACTTCAAG GTTGCAGCTGGCACTTTGGATGCCAGTACAAAAATCTATGCTGTGAGGGTGGATGCTGTTCATGCTGATGCCTACAGGGTGCTGGGTGGTCTGGGAGCTGAAACCAAACCTGGAGAGG ACCATGCTCTGAATGAGGGGGACAGGGATGATGATGGAGCTGAAGTGACGGCGAAGCAGCCAAAGAAAAAGAGGCCTCCGAAGAGGACAGTGGAGCAGAACCTGAGCAACATCAACAGCGCTGAGTCTGAGAGGAAGTGTGAG GTGGACCCCATGTTTCACAGGATGGCCTCATCCTTCGATGAGAGCAGCACAGCCGGCGTCTTCCTGTCAGTTCTCTTCAGTGAGAACAGTCGTTGCGAGTTGCTCTTTCCCTCCTACATGACCCTCCTACAGTCAAGACCTTCTtattctcctccacctccacagggAGTCTCTGCTTCTCCGTTCAAGG CCGGACTGCAGCGTTCCCAGGATAAAAGCTCCATCTGCCCCTCACTGCAGGATTTCTCCTTCACTAGCTGGAACCCTGAGCAG ACAATGAATCAGCTCCTTGAGAAGATGAATCAAGGAGATCATGTGTTTGACGTGAATGCTGAGCCCGAGCCTGAACCAGAAGATGATGATGGCCCAGACTTTGATGCAGATTATGAGGAAGGATTTGGCGACAATGAGGAGGGATCCAAGGAGCACAAAGAGGGTTGTGAGGCCTCTGGTTCTGGCAAAGGAAG AGATGTAATTCCCATCGGAGAGGGAGACATCGCCACCATGTGTATGCACTTGTCCTCTCAGCCAAGGGAGTATTCATACTTCAGCCCCAAGACCATGGCCACGTGGGCTGGACCAGGCTACTGGCAGTTCAAACCAAAGCACAAAT TGGACCATCTGCCTGACAAGGAGACACGTAAAAGGAAGCCCAAGAAGACCTTTGAAATAGATTTCAATGAGGATGTCAACTTTGAAACCTTCTTCCGCACCACAAGG GCGGCCACCACCAACAGTAAGTCTGCCCTCAGTGCCAGCAATAAGAAGACAACTCTACCAGCAGACTTCCAGTTTCCCCCAGAGACTCTGTCCCAGCTCAGCCTCAAACCCTCCAGCTCG TTGAGTCAAGAAGGCCAGAAGAGGTTGTCTGGAGAGCTTGGAGAAGGTATCGGAGACTATGACTACAACAACGCCAACGACACAGCCAACTTCTGTCCAGGTCTCCAG ggtggtgacagtgatgatgatgttgaaggGTTTGCCGGTTCAGACGATACACAGCCTTCAAGTGACAGTTTGCCTCCACCATCTCAAGATCTGGAGAACATCTCCACGTATGGGGAGGATGATTTAGTACCCGAACCACACAGG GTCAACAAGATTGAGATCAACTATGCTAAGACTGCAAAGAAAATGGACATGAAGAGACTGAAGACCAGCATGTGGACTCTCCTAACTGAGAgcccagaaaaaaacacagag gtGGTGGAGACAGGGGAGAAATCAGAGGTGTGTGGGGAGAAAGTCTTCAGTCAAACTACACAGACGTTGCTTCAAAG